The Chelonia mydas isolate rCheMyd1 chromosome 3, rCheMyd1.pri.v2, whole genome shotgun sequence genome includes a region encoding these proteins:
- the KCNF1 gene encoding potassium voltage-gated channel subfamily F member 1: protein MEGESRFPDVDSNGSEKNEDIEIIVNVGGVRQVLYGENLNQYPATRLAQLINCLSGGYDTIFSLCDDYDPGKREFYFDRDPDAFKCIIDIYYFGEIHMKKGICPICFKNEMEFWKVDLKFLDDCCKTHLSEKKEELEEIARRVQLILDDLGMDASENHWKRCQKYIWKLMEKPESSYPARVIAVLSFLFILISSVVMCMGTIPELQIVDSEGNHVEHPTLDNIETACIGWFTLEYVLRLISSPNKLHFVISFMNIIDVFAILPFYVSLLLTHLGAGMMELTNVQQAVQALRIMRIARIFKLARHSTGLQTLTYALKRSFKELGLLLMYLAVGIFVFSALGYTMEQSHPETLFKSIPQSFWWAIITMTTVGYGDIYPKTTLGKLNAATSFLCGVIAIALPIHPIINNFVRYYNKQRVLETAAKHELELMELYSGEGKVGGSKNELEDLMGEGKEPPSWSRQLKVSHSDTFIHLLSDEKQYRTRLQSCK from the coding sequence ATGGAAGGTGAATCTAGATTTCCAGATGTGGACAGTAAtggatcagaaaaaaatgaagataTAGAGATTATAGTCAATGTTGGTGGGGTGAGGCAGGTGCTATATGGAGAAAATCTGAACCAATATCCAGCAACAAGATTAGCACAGTTGATCAACTGTTTATCAGGGGGATATGATACTATTTTCTCTCTTTGTGACGACTATGATCCTGGGAAAAGAGAATTTTATTTTGACAGAGATCCAGATGCTTTCAAATGCATTATTGATATATATTACTTTGGAGAAATTCACATGAAGAAAGGAATATGCCCTATATGTTTCAAGAATGAAATGGAATTTTGGAAAGTAGACCTGAAATTCTTGGATGACTGTTGCAAAACTCATCTGAGTGAAAAAAAGGAGGAACTGGAAGAAATAGCCCGAAGGGTGCAATTGATTCTGGATGATTTGGGAATGGatgcctctgaaaatcactgGAAGAGATGCCagaaatatatttggaaattaATGGAGAAACCAGAATCATCCTATCCAGCTAGAGTAATCGCAGTGTTGTCCTTCTTATTTATTTTGATCTCATCTGTAGTAATGTGCATGGGGACCATCCCAGAGCTCCAGATAGTAGACTCTGAGGGAAATCATGTGGAACACCCAACACTGGACAACATTGAGACAGCGTGTATAGGCTGGTTTACCTTGGAGTATGTGCTTAGACTTATTTCTTCTCCTAATAAACTGCACTTTGTGATTTCTTTCATGAACATCATTGATGTTTTTGCAATACTTCCCTTCTATGTCAGCTTGCTTTTGACCCACTTGGGTGCCGGAATGATGGAGTTAACCAATGTTCAACAGGCTGTTCAAGCACTTCGGATCATGAGGATTGCTAGAATTTTCAAACTCGCACGACACTCCACAGGGCTACAGACTTTAACCTATGCTCTTAAAAGAAGCTTTAAGGAGCTAGGACTGCTTCTTATGTACTTGGCTGTTGGAATCTTTGTGTTTTCTGCCCTTGGTTATACCATGGAGCAAAGTCACCCTGAAACCTTATTTAAAAGCATCCCTCAGTCATTTTGGTGGGCAATTATAACCATGACCACGGTTGGATACGGGGACATATATCCTAAGACAACACTGGGGAAACTGAATGCTGCCACCAGTTTCCTTTGTGGGGTGATAGCTATAGCACTTCCCATCCACCCCATCATAAACAACTTTGTCAGATACTATAACAAGCAGAGAGTTTTAGAAACAGCTGccaagcatgaactggagctgatGGAGCTATACTCAGGTGAGGGGAAAGTTGGAGGCTCCAAGAATGAACTAGAGGATCTTATGGGGGAAGGCAAGGAGCCTCCGTCATGGAGCAGACAGCTAAAGGTTTCCCACAGTGACACCTTCATTCATCTCCTATCAGATGAGAAACAATACAGGACCAGGCTTCAAAGCTGCAAATAA